From the genome of Staphylococcus haemolyticus, one region includes:
- a CDS encoding NCS2 family permease, which translates to MKKYFQFDEYDTNYKKEIIGGITTFLSMAYILAVNPQVLSLAGVKGVSGDMKMDQGAIFVATALAAFVGSLFMGLIAKYPIALAPGMGLNAFFAFTVVLTMGIPWQIGLTGVLCSGIFFAILTATGLREIIINAIPYQMKMAVSAGIGLFITFVGLQSAGIIVKNDSTLVTLGHLTKGPVLLAIFGIAITIILYARKVPGSIFIGMIITAIVGMITGLIHTPSGVVGKIPSITPTFGAAFEAFKDPSQLFTIQFLIVILTFFFIDFFDTAGTLVAVATQAGIMKDNKLPRAGRALFADSLATIVGAIFGTTTTTSYIESTSGVAVGARTGFASIVTGICFLLALFFSPLIEIVTSAVTTPALVVVGILMAANFAEINWKKFEVAVPAFITIIMMPLSYSIATGIACGFIFYPITMLITKKHKEVHPIMYFLMVLFILYFVFVHG; encoded by the coding sequence GTGAAAAAATACTTTCAATTCGACGAGTATGATACTAATTATAAGAAAGAGATAATCGGTGGTATCACAACTTTCTTATCAATGGCATACATTTTAGCTGTAAATCCTCAAGTATTAAGTTTAGCAGGTGTTAAAGGTGTATCAGGTGACATGAAGATGGATCAAGGAGCTATTTTCGTGGCAACTGCTTTAGCAGCGTTTGTTGGTTCTTTATTTATGGGACTTATTGCAAAATATCCAATAGCACTTGCGCCAGGAATGGGACTTAACGCGTTCTTTGCTTTTACAGTAGTTTTAACGATGGGAATTCCTTGGCAAATAGGTTTAACTGGCGTGCTTTGCTCAGGTATATTCTTTGCTATACTTACAGCAACCGGTCTTCGAGAGATAATAATCAATGCTATTCCATATCAAATGAAAATGGCTGTATCTGCTGGTATAGGATTATTTATTACCTTTGTTGGTTTACAAAGTGCTGGCATCATTGTGAAAAATGACTCAACATTAGTTACATTAGGTCATTTAACAAAAGGTCCAGTTTTATTAGCAATCTTTGGTATTGCGATTACAATTATTTTATATGCTAGAAAAGTACCAGGTTCAATTTTTATAGGTATGATTATAACTGCTATAGTTGGAATGATAACTGGATTAATACATACACCTTCTGGCGTAGTTGGTAAAATCCCTAGTATAACACCAACATTCGGTGCAGCATTTGAAGCCTTTAAGGATCCAAGTCAATTATTTACGATTCAATTTTTAATTGTAATTTTAACTTTCTTCTTTATAGATTTCTTTGATACTGCTGGAACATTAGTGGCGGTAGCTACTCAAGCAGGTATTATGAAAGATAATAAGCTTCCTAGAGCAGGTAGAGCTTTATTTGCTGACTCTTTAGCTACTATTGTTGGTGCCATTTTTGGTACAACAACAACTACATCTTATATTGAATCTACTTCTGGTGTAGCTGTGGGTGCGAGAACAGGTTTTGCTAGTATCGTGACAGGAATTTGTTTCCTATTAGCATTATTCTTTAGTCCGTTAATTGAAATTGTTACAAGTGCAGTAACTACACCTGCATTAGTAGTAGTTGGGATTTTAATGGCAGCTAACTTTGCAGAAATAAATTGGAAGAAATTTGAAGTTGCAGTTCCAGCATTTATAACAATTATTATGATGCCACTATCATATTCAATTGCGACTGGTATCGCTTGCGGATTTATATTTTATCCAATAACTATGCTTATCACAAAAAAACACAAAGAAGTACATCCAATTATGTATTTCTTAATGGTACTATTTATTTTATATTTCGTATTTGTACACGGTTAA
- the rpmC gene encoding 50S ribosomal protein L29 — protein MKAKEIRDLTTSEIEEQIKSSKEELFNLRFQLATGQLEETARIRTVRKTIARLKTVAREREIEESKANQ, from the coding sequence ATGAAAGCTAAGGAAATTAGAGACTTAACCACTTCAGAAATCGAAGAACAAATCAAATCTTCAAAAGAAGAGCTTTTTAACCTACGCTTTCAGTTAGCTACAGGTCAATTAGAGGAAACTGCACGTATTCGTACAGTTAGAAAAACAATTGCACGTCTAAAAACTGTTGCTCGTGAAAGAGAAATCGAAGAAAGCAAAGCTAATCAATAA
- the rpsS gene encoding 30S ribosomal protein S19, producing MARSIKKGPFVDDHLMKKVEAQDGSEKKQVIKTWSRRSTIFPNFIGHTFAVYDGRKHVPVYVTEDMVGHKLGEFAPTRTFKGHAADDKKTRR from the coding sequence ATGGCTCGTAGTATTAAAAAAGGACCTTTCGTCGATGATCATTTAATGAAAAAAGTAGAAGCTCAAGACGGAAGTGAAAAGAAACAAGTAATCAAAACATGGTCTCGTCGTTCTACAATTTTCCCAAATTTCATCGGTCATACTTTTGCAGTATACGATGGTCGTAAACATGTACCTGTTTATGTAACTGAAGATATGGTAGGTCACAAATTAGGTGAATTTGCTCCAACTCGTACATTTAAAGGACATGCTGCAGACGATAAAAAAACTAGAAGATAA
- the rplV gene encoding 50S ribosomal protein L22: MEAKAVARTIRIAPRKVRLVLDLIRGKNAGEAIAILKLTNKASSPVIEKVLMSALANAEHNYDMNTDELVVKEAYANEGPTLKRFRPRAQGRASAINKRTSHITIVVSDGKEEAKEA; the protein is encoded by the coding sequence ATGGAAGCAAAAGCGGTTGCTAGAACAATCAGAATCGCACCTCGTAAAGTAAGATTAGTTCTTGACTTAATTAGAGGTAAAAATGCTGGAGAAGCTATTGCTATTTTAAAATTAACTAACAAAGCTTCATCACCAGTAATTGAAAAAGTATTAATGTCCGCTTTAGCAAATGCTGAACATAACTATGACATGAACACTGATGAATTAGTTGTTAAAGAAGCATATGCAAATGAAGGACCAACTTTAAAACGTTTCCGTCCACGTGCACAAGGTCGTGCAAGTGCTATCAATAAACGTACAAGCCACATTACAATCGTCGTAAGTGACGGTAAAGAAGAAGCTAAAGAAGCTTAA
- the rpsQ gene encoding 30S ribosomal protein S17, with protein MSERNDRKVYVGKVVSDKMDKTITVLVETYKTHKLYGKRVKYSKKYKTHDENNSAKLGDIVKIQETRPLSASKRFRLVEIVEESVII; from the coding sequence GTGAGTGAAAGAAACGATCGTAAAGTTTATGTAGGTAAAGTTGTTTCAGACAAAATGGACAAAACTATCACTGTATTAGTTGAAACTTACAAAACACACAAATTATACGGTAAACGTGTAAAATACTCTAAAAAATACAAAACTCATGATGAAAACAATTCAGCTAAATTAGGAGACATTGTTAAAATTCAAGAAACTCGTCCTTTATCAGCATCAAAACGTTTTCGTTTAGTAGAAATTGTTGAAGAGTCAGTAATTATTTAA
- the rplC gene encoding 50S ribosomal protein L3: protein MTKGILGRKIGMTQVFGENGELIPVTVVEASQNVVLQKKTEEVDGYNAIQVGFEDKKAYKKDAKSNKYANKPAEGHAKKAGAAPKRFIREFRNVNVDEYEVGQEVTVDTFEAGDIIDVTGTSKGKGFQGAIKRHGQARGPMAHGSHFHRAPGSVGMASDASRVFKGQKMPGRMGGNTVTVQNLEVVQVDTENNVILVKGNVPGPKKGFVEIQTSIKKGNK, encoded by the coding sequence ATGACCAAAGGAATCTTAGGAAGAAAAATTGGGATGACTCAAGTATTCGGAGAAAACGGTGAATTAATCCCAGTTACAGTAGTAGAAGCAAGTCAAAACGTAGTATTACAAAAGAAAACTGAAGAAGTAGATGGTTATAACGCTATCCAAGTAGGTTTTGAAGACAAAAAAGCATACAAAAAAGATGCCAAATCTAATAAATATGCTAATAAACCAGCTGAAGGTCACGCTAAGAAAGCGGGCGCAGCACCTAAGCGCTTCATTCGTGAATTCAGAAACGTTAATGTTGATGAATACGAAGTAGGTCAAGAAGTCACAGTTGATACTTTTGAAGCTGGAGACATTATTGATGTAACAGGAACTTCAAAAGGTAAAGGTTTCCAAGGTGCTATTAAACGTCATGGCCAAGCTCGTGGACCAATGGCTCACGGCTCTCATTTCCATAGAGCGCCAGGTTCAGTAGGTATGGCTTCAGATGCTTCAAGAGTATTCAAAGGCCAAAAAATGCCTGGACGTATGGGTGGAAATACAGTTACTGTTCAAAACTTAGAAGTAGTTCAAGTTGATACAGAAAACAATGTAATTTTAGTAAAAGGTAACGTACCTGGACCTAAAAAAGGTTTCGTAGAAATCCAAACTTCAATTAAAAAAGGTAATAAATAA
- the rplB gene encoding 50S ribosomal protein L2 codes for MALKKYKPITNGRRNMTSLDFAEITKSTPEKSLLQPLPKKAGRNNQGKLTVRHHGGGHKRQYRVIDFKRNKDGITAKVDSIQYDPNRSANIALLVYADGEKRYIIAPKGLQVGQVVESGADADIKVGNALPLQNIPVGTVIHNIELKPGKGGQLARSAGASSQVLGKEGKYVLIRLRSGEVRMILSTCRATIGQVGNLQHELVNVGKAGRSRWKGIRPTVRGSVMNPNDHPHGGGEGRAPIGRPSPMSPWGKPTLGKKTRRGKKSSDKLIVRGRKKK; via the coding sequence ATGGCTCTTAAAAAATATAAGCCAATAACAAATGGTCGTCGTAATATGACTAGTTTAGATTTCGCAGAAATCACGAAATCTACTCCTGAAAAGTCATTATTACAACCGCTACCGAAAAAAGCGGGTCGTAACAACCAAGGTAAATTGACAGTTCGTCATCATGGTGGAGGACATAAACGTCAATACCGCGTTATCGATTTCAAACGTAATAAAGATGGAATCACTGCAAAAGTTGATTCAATCCAATATGATCCAAACCGTTCAGCTAACATTGCTTTATTAGTATATGCTGATGGTGAAAAACGATATATTATTGCTCCAAAAGGATTACAAGTAGGCCAAGTAGTTGAGAGTGGTGCAGATGCTGACATTAAAGTTGGTAACGCATTACCATTACAAAACATTCCAGTTGGTACTGTAATTCATAATATCGAATTAAAACCTGGTAAAGGTGGACAATTAGCTCGTTCAGCGGGTGCAAGTTCACAAGTACTTGGTAAAGAAGGTAAATACGTACTAATCAGATTACGTTCTGGTGAAGTTCGTATGATCTTATCAACTTGCCGTGCTACAATTGGTCAAGTTGGTAACTTACAACATGAATTAGTTAATGTTGGTAAAGCAGGACGTTCTAGATGGAAAGGCATCCGTCCTACAGTTCGTGGTTCAGTAATGAACCCTAACGATCACCCACACGGTGGTGGTGAAGGTCGTGCACCTATCGGTAGACCATCTCCAATGTCACCATGGGGTAAACCAACGCTTGGTAAGAAAACTCGTCGTGGTAAAAAATCATCAGACAAACTTATCGTTCGTGGACGTAAGAAAAAATAA
- the rplW gene encoding 50S ribosomal protein L23, translated as MEARDVLKRPVITEKSSEAMAEDKYTFDVDTRANKTQVKIAVEEIFDVKVANVNIINYKPKKKRMGRYQGYTNKRRKAIVTLKEGSIDLFN; from the coding sequence ATGGAAGCAAGAGATGTTCTTAAGCGCCCCGTAATCACTGAAAAATCTTCTGAAGCAATGGCTGAAGATAAATATACTTTTGACGTAGATACTCGTGCTAATAAAACACAAGTTAAAATTGCAGTTGAAGAAATTTTCGACGTTAAAGTTGCAAATGTAAACATCATCAACTACAAACCTAAGAAAAAACGTATGGGCCGTTACCAAGGCTATACAAACAAAAGAAGAAAAGCAATTGTTACTTTAAAAGAAGGTTCAATTGACTTATTCAACTAA
- the rpsC gene encoding 30S ribosomal protein S3: MGQKINPIGLRVGIIRDWEAKWYAEKDFASLLHEDLRIRKFIDNELKEASVSHVEIERAANRINIAIHTGKPGMVIGKGGSEIEKLRNKLNNLTDKKVHINVIEIKKIDIDARLVAENIARQLENRASFRRVQKQAISRAMKLGAKGIKTQVSGRLGGADIARAEQYSEGTVPLHTLRADIDYAHAEADTTYGKLGVKVWIYRGEVLPTKNTSEGGK; encoded by the coding sequence GTGGGTCAAAAAATTAATCCTATCGGACTTCGTGTCGGAATCATCCGTGACTGGGAAGCTAAATGGTATGCTGAAAAAGATTTCGCTTCACTTTTACACGAAGATTTAAGAATCCGTAAATTCATTGATAACGAATTAAAAGAAGCATCAGTTTCTCACGTTGAAATCGAACGTGCTGCTAACCGTATTAACATTGCTATTCACACTGGTAAACCAGGTATGGTAATTGGTAAAGGCGGATCAGAAATTGAAAAACTTCGTAATAAATTAAACAACTTAACTGATAAAAAAGTACACATCAACGTTATCGAAATCAAAAAAATTGATATCGATGCTCGTTTAGTTGCTGAGAATATTGCACGTCAATTAGAAAACCGTGCTTCATTCCGTCGTGTACAAAAACAAGCTATTTCAAGAGCTATGAAACTTGGTGCTAAAGGTATCAAAACTCAAGTATCAGGTCGTTTAGGCGGAGCTGACATTGCTCGTGCTGAACAATATTCAGAAGGAACTGTTCCACTTCATACTTTACGTGCTGACATCGATTATGCACATGCTGAAGCAGACACTACTTACGGTAAATTAGGTGTTAAAGTATGGATTTATCGTGGTGAAGTTCTTCCTACTAAGAATACTAGTGAAGGAGGAAAATAA
- the rpsJ gene encoding 30S ribosomal protein S10: protein MAKQKIRIRLKAYDHRVIDQSAEKIVETAKRSGAEVSGPIPLPTEKSVYTIIRAVHKYKDSREQFEQRTHKRLIDIVNPTPKTVDALMGLNLPSGVDIEIKL from the coding sequence ATGGCAAAACAAAAAATCAGAATCAGATTAAAAGCTTACGATCACCGTGTGATTGATCAATCAGCAGAGAAAATTGTTGAAACTGCAAAACGTTCTGGTGCAGAAGTTTCTGGACCAATTCCGTTACCAACTGAAAAATCAGTTTATACAATTATCCGTGCGGTGCATAAGTACAAAGATTCACGTGAACAATTCGAACAACGTACTCATAAACGTTTAATCGATATTGTTAACCCAACACCAAAAACAGTTGATGCCCTAATGGGATTAAACTTACCATCTGGTGTAGACATCGAAATTAAATTATAA
- the rplP gene encoding 50S ribosomal protein L16 has product MLLPKRVKYRRQHRPKTTGRSKGGNYVTFGEYGLQATTTSWITSRQIESARIAMTRYMKRGGKVWIKIFPHTPYTKKPLEVRMGAGKGAVEGWIAVVKPGRILFEVAGVSEEVAREALRLASHKLPVKTKFVKREELGGETNES; this is encoded by the coding sequence ATGTTACTACCAAAACGTGTTAAATATCGTCGTCAACATCGTCCTAAAACAACTGGTCGTTCAAAAGGCGGTAATTATGTAACATTTGGTGAGTATGGATTACAAGCTACTACAACATCTTGGATCACATCTCGTCAAATCGAATCTGCTCGTATTGCTATGACACGTTACATGAAACGTGGCGGGAAAGTTTGGATTAAAATCTTCCCTCATACACCATATACTAAAAAACCTTTAGAAGTACGTATGGGTGCTGGTAAAGGTGCCGTTGAAGGCTGGATCGCTGTTGTAAAACCAGGTAGAATTTTATTCGAGGTTGCAGGCGTATCAGAAGAAGTTGCTCGTGAAGCATTACGTTTAGCAAGTCACAAACTTCCAGTGAAAACTAAGTTTGTAAAACGTGAAGAATTGGGTGGTGAAACAAATGAAAGCTAA
- the rplD gene encoding 50S ribosomal protein L4, whose protein sequence is MANYDVLKVDGSKSGSVELSDSVFAIEPNNSVLFEAINLQRASLRQGTHAVKNRSAVRGGGRKPWRQKGTGRARQGTIRAPQWRGGGIVFGPTPRSYAYKMPKKMRRLALRSALSFKVKENNFTIVDNFGFEAPKTKEFKNVLTTLEQPKKVLVVTDSEDVNVELSARNIPGVQVSTAQGLNVLDITSADSVIITESAAKKVEEVLG, encoded by the coding sequence ATGGCAAATTATGATGTATTAAAAGTAGACGGATCTAAATCAGGTTCTGTTGAATTAAGCGATTCAGTATTCGCTATTGAACCAAACAACAGTGTTCTTTTCGAAGCAATTAACTTACAACGTGCTTCATTACGTCAAGGAACTCACGCAGTTAAAAATCGTTCAGCTGTACGTGGTGGCGGACGTAAACCATGGAGACAAAAAGGTACAGGACGTGCGCGTCAAGGTACAATTCGTGCTCCACAATGGCGTGGTGGTGGTATCGTATTCGGACCAACACCAAGAAGCTATGCATACAAAATGCCTAAGAAAATGCGTCGTTTAGCATTACGTTCTGCATTATCTTTCAAAGTTAAAGAAAACAACTTCACTATCGTTGATAATTTTGGTTTTGAAGCTCCAAAAACAAAAGAATTCAAAAATGTATTAACTACACTCGAACAACCTAAAAAAGTGTTAGTAGTTACTGATAGCGAAGACGTAAACGTTGAATTATCTGCACGTAACATTCCTGGCGTACAAGTTAGTACAGCTCAAGGATTAAACGTTTTAGATATTACTAGCGCTGACAGTGTTATTATTACTGAATCAGCTGCGAAAAAAGTTGAGGAGGTGCTCGGATAA
- the rplN gene encoding 50S ribosomal protein L14 produces MIQQETRLKVADNSGAREVLTIKVLGGSGRKTANIGDVIVCTVKNATPGGVVKKGDVVKAVVVRTKSGVRRNDGSYIKFDENACVIIRDDKGPRGTRIFGPVARELREGNFMKIVSLAPEVL; encoded by the coding sequence ATGATCCAACAAGAAACTCGTTTAAAAGTAGCAGACAACTCTGGTGCTCGTGAAGTTCTTACAATTAAAGTATTAGGTGGATCTGGTCGCAAAACAGCGAACATCGGCGATGTTATCGTATGTACTGTTAAAAATGCAACACCAGGTGGCGTTGTTAAAAAAGGTGACGTAGTCAAAGCTGTTGTCGTTAGAACTAAATCAGGCGTTCGTCGTAATGATGGTTCTTATATCAAGTTTGATGAAAATGCATGTGTCATTATTCGTGATGACAAAGGCCCACGTGGTACTCGTATCTTTGGTCCTGTTGCTCGTGAATTACGTGAAGGTAACTTCATGAAAATCGTTTCATTAGCACCAGAAGTACTTTAA